DNA from Pichia kudriavzevii chromosome 5, complete sequence:
GTatttgaatgataattGGCTCAAGGAGTTGCTATTAAGTTTAAACAATGGAGATTTGAATACGTTCAACAAGTTAATTGCAAACACAGACGCATTGGGTCAATATAAGGATATCGAGTCCCGACTTGACTTTTTAAGGCAAAAAGTTTGTATAATGGCGTTCATTGAGTTGGTGTTCAACAAACCAACTACAAGCAGAATCATCCAATATGCAGAGATCATGGAGAAGATTCCATTGTTACGCACGGCGAGTGAAGTTGAATATTTGGTGATGAGATGTGCGAGCTTGAAGTTGGTGAAGGCTTTGATAAACCAGGTTGAAGAAACCGTGGAGGTGTCGTGGATCCAGCCTCGTACCATGACTCTAGTGCAAATCGAGAACATGAAGACCAAGATGGAGACGTGGAACGAAAAAGTCACCTCTCTCAATGCATACCTTGGAGAGTGTGGTCGTGAGCTCTTTGTGTAGGCCAACTGTAGCAACGCCAGGACATGCAAGCTTTTTATAGGTCATTACGTTATATAGCACTATAAAGCAAAGTAAAGCAAAGTAAAGTAAAGCCAAGTAAAGCCAAGTAAAGCCAAGTAAAGCAAAGCAAGGCAAAGCAAGGCAAAGTGAAGTACAGTCGAGTTTAATAAACGTTTCTCCAGATGATGGGAGAGATATCCGTTATTCTTGTACACTTGAGAATACTTACCGGATTTGGCCAATGCAGTCGGAGTGAAAGTGGCGAAATTTATCCATGTTTTCATGGTGCGAGAGATGGAAAGTGAAAATCCCAGCAAGAAACTCTTTTTGCCTCTACGCAACCAGGAGGctctttcttttgagtTGGTTACTGTTGTGCAGTGGAGACAAGTTTATAGCAAGGCCCTCATTCTGAAGAAGCATACCATCTATATCAACCAGGAGAAGGTTTATATCACGCTAGATTACACgaacattttgaaaacttgcCAGTTTCATATCAATACCCATAATAGTATTATagtattttttgtttctccGTTTTagtcttttgttttcattctctCTTTTTACTCTAGATTACAGgtaaaagaagaacataTACCACACAATTTAACATAAACAGCAGGAACAGCTCAACAGTTAAAGAGGACAATAGGTAACAACATTATGAAAGGACCAAATGGGAAATCCGTTATTCTAAACCGTGCGACGGTTTCAATCAGTGCTACAGTCTATGATAGGAGAGCACTTGATTGTACAGATGATAAGGCACTAGTCAACTCATTGAACCACTTGACGTTTTTGACGTCGTCTTCAGCTAAGGTCAGAGAGGCGATGATTCATGATGGTGCAATTGAGAGATTGATTGACATCTTATACGAGTGCCGTGATCCCAAGActaaaactgaaattgCCATGTTTGCATGGAAGTGGGTCTTATCATTACAATGCCTAGTTCTGGCAGGTACCAGAGGTAGTGAACAAATGCGGAAAAAATTAGTCGATGCAGGCATCATACCTATTTTGGCAACCATTTTAGATAACCATTTCTTAACAAGAAAGAACCACTCGTTAAATCATGATACATCATCTTCTAATTCCCCAGCAAGTAGAAACAATTATGTTGGAGGAAACACAACCAGTAATACCATTCTGACAAATACACCGACATCAGCTGATACACCTGAGAATTTTGGCTCTATAAGTAACGAGGATATCTTAATAACCGACACGCATGATGATAACAATACAAATCATATATCCCATGTCTTGCGTCACATAAGATCTGTTGTCGATGAGGCCGATCGAACGATTTTTGGTGCCCAGGAAGAAATCGATAAGTTTATGACGAAGTCGGACTCTAGTCTTGGTAACCAATTGATTAGCAAACCACGAATGTTAGGTGAGGAGGAAATGGAACTACTGaatgttgttgaattgataaaatgtTTCCAAGTGTTGGGAGATTGTGATATCAATAGCGATTATCACAAAATAATAAACGAAAAATTCCAgtcaattgatgaagatcCTTTCCTCTCACAGGAACTAAAACGTAGACTAGAAATTACAAATTTGGTTAATCCCTCATTGGATCCTTTTAATAACTTTATGGAATCCCATCCATTATCGCAAGCTATACCTCGAACATTTGAGAATGGGCTAATTTTACCAGCAACGGATGATGTTATCTGGTCGCTACAATTATTGGCctttatttccaaatacTCATACTTAAGGTATCCTTTGAGTAGCACGtatttcatcaatggaTTATCATTTAGAAGTAAAAACCACCCACCCCCATTGGAAACCGATTGTGCAAGTAcagattttgatgaattaatGAATGATTCTAATGATGAACCATTTACTgctgttgaatttgaacgGTCTTTAGGATTATCGGATTCCAAATATGACATATTGAAGGGCGAACTGGAGGATAAACAGACGTACCAAATTAGATTAatacaagagaaaagattggagaatttgaaaaaattatcCAACGAAAATGATAAGAATATCgttgaagattttgttGAGATATTGAAAACGGAGGACCAAGTTGATAAAATGGTAATTCTCGAAAGGATACGCCTAAACTCGAATAAGATCAAACACGAATCGCTAGGCAAATTGAGGACAAAGAATAAAATCATCTATCGAAATAAATTAAAggaatattcaaaaaaatgggaCTATGACAATTCATGGGATGAATTCGAGACACCTCTAGAGATATCTTCATTGATAGATAAGGAAATCCAGCCATTTGTTACATTGAACATCTTCCCACTAATTGAGAGGTTTACAGTAAGATCGTGGTTTAGTGAAGACATATGTTATTGggctgctgttgttgttagGAATGCAAACAGGAAAGATGAAAAGATGGGAGGCCGTAGACAATGTGCTCATTTTGGATGTGGCAAATGGGAAGATCATCCTAAACAGTTTTCCAAATGCAGGCGATGTAAGCGTGCCAAATACTGTTCGAGGGAATGTCAAACAAAGGCATGGTTATTCCACAAACATTGGTGTGTACCTGCAAATCAAGGAACTTCGGCACAGCagacaatttcaaatacatCGAATAGTGAACAATAGAGGCACGTTATACGATGCTGGTAGTGATGGTGTATATGCATacaatatatatatatatatatatatatatatatataatttacctttttttctatCATTTTGCTCTATACAATTTATATCGGTTTTTATCAGTACACAATGACATCAACAATCAGGCAAGCATTAGAGCTAGGAGGGTATCGCAACTCAAGCCttcaagattttcttttcgaCAGCGTAGACCAAAGACATTGTTTGCTCCATGAACATCAAAGTCAAGACTGTATGAGGACCAATTCTCAAAATTTGAGCACCAAAACCTTTATACAAAGCAAACAAACCTTCACTTTTGACGGTTTTCAGCAAGCAATCAATCGGACCTTTGTATAAGTCTCCCTTTTGGTTATAGACTCTGGTCAAAATGACATCCCAGGGATTCATGACAATACCAACACCCAAACCAGCAACAATTGATGCGCTCAAGTGTAGGGAGGCACCTGTTCCAAAGAAATCagtcttcatcatctcGTGTTTGGTGAAGTTGTAGAGAGGCAATTGAGCAGCTGAACCTGCACCGGTTCTAAGAATAGCTGCGTCGACACCACGGAAAAGACCAGTAAAACCTTCGGCCTTGTAGATTGAACACAAGCCATCCCAGACCGATTTGTAATGGGTTTGTTCCCCAATCTGGATCGACGAGGAGTACGACTGCATTCTGGTTTTGACCAAGTACATTGGTGATCCGATAATTGCACCTGCTATACCGGACAATGCACCTGCAAATATATTGATTGGGATATTTTGGACACGGCGGGGATCTTCATTTGGATAAAAAATTGGGTTGATAATGTTACGACAAGGTTCGTATAGACCCAATCTACAACCGTTCAAACCGATTTGGTAGATATATGCACAAGTCAAACCTTTTTGAATACCTCTCAGACCTTCATTTTTATATATCAAAAACAGTGCCTGTAACGGGTTCTTGTATATCTTGGGTCCCTTAGTTTTAGCCAATTCGCCTTGTAACTGCATACGGGTTTTAACCAATTCAATGGGGTTTGTGAATGTGACTGCACCACATGCAGCTAACCCACCAGCGATGAAACCACCGGCCGTTGAGATTTTTTGAGACGCTGAGTCCTTTACCATTGTTTATCTTGCTTCTTGTAGAATATGCCGGagaagaggaggagaaaaGGAAGGGGAGAGACCGGGGGAGATTCTCTTGTGGATTGGAACCTGCCTTTGTATTggtgtgtgtgtgtgtgtgtgtgtatgtatgtgttcttttttttttttccctcgGGGACGAAAATAAAATGCAGAGAAAGACGCTGgaaatcaacttcaaatataTTCCATCTGGGAAAATCCTATACCGGGATTTCACACAaccaaaaaggaaacaggaggaaaaaaaacgacTCAAATTAGAAAAGAGTCAGAAAAAGCCAAAAAAATCCAGGGCGAActgattttttctctattgtTACCTTCATGTCGGTAACCAGTATAACGGATGAATCATTCCTGAATTTGGGAAAGTTATCGGCATTATCGCCCTTACAAAAAGACACGGCAGTTTTCCGCGACTCCGTTGTCCGATAGAGACGATAAAATTGTCTTTAGCTATAGCTTTGCCTTGATTCCATTGAGTCTATATTTGACATCCTTCAATGCCTTTGAGTTTGGATGCCAGCAATCAAATTCCTTGAAGACGTTATCGATTTCCTCATCTCCATGCGGGAGTTTCCTCTTTGTCTCAAAAAAGAGACCACGGACACACCAGGGTAAATTGAAGGGGTTACTCAATTTACCCAACTTTTTAATATCAAAGGGCTTCAACTTTATTGGTTGGTCGATTGCAATTGAGGAGGAGTTTGTTTGTAAGGTGAAATCCAAGGCGAGTTTATAGACTTGTAATTCATTGTAAATTTTGGAATGTCCACCGCCGGTGATTGGGCCAGGTAAAGAGGGGGAAATTTCCTTTATGACATCATGATCCGAATAACCTAAATTGAGCAACATACACGATAATTTGAGGATTCTTGCTAAAAAGTCCGGGGTATTTGTAGAGTTATCTATATAGATTGATCTGAAAATATTTGGGTGATGGATATGAATTGCAACTGATGAGTAAAGTGGAACCAATTGATCATCAATTGAGCCAATAAATACCAATTTGACGTTGTTCTtaatcaaagttttcaggGATTCCACATATTTTCTAGATTGTAAGCTTTCGaaattctgaaattgaaacaattcCAACAATGATtcgttttcaattgttgaatatgCACGTACAAATAGTGATTTATCCATCCCATAGAAAGGTCCTAAATTTATACCAGCCATACCTAgaattccaatttttttggATCCATCAATAATACCATATTCCAATAATTTAGCAATTAGTATGATGGAAACAGGGGTCCCCTGAGAATGTGaacaaacaaatataaaatcCGATTCATCGATTTCACTCTTATTTTGACTCAATatatcaaagaagaaatccaCTCGATTGAAAATTTTCCCCTCCTTCTCCAAGGCTATCTTCCGTATTTCAACATCCATTTCCCTCTCCCTTGCCCATTCCAATACTGCACTTTCCCCCAAAGTTGCAAATTTGAGCGAAGTTCCAGTAGGTTCACCAATGATTGGTCGGAGCATCTTAGTGGGGAAAAATCCATGGACTCCAATTATCAATACTTTCTTTAGGGGCGTTGGAGCGGGGAGTCTGTTCAAATGTTGTTCTTTCTCGGAGTACCCGAAAACTCTCCGTATTCGTTTGTAATTGTGATTCAGATAAACAGAAGTTGTAGCTAGTGGGAGGTTGTTTAGCTTTGGAATTACAAGGTTTTCTAAATCCTTTTTAATAGTAGTGTTGCCTCTTGGATTATCCAAAGATCCACCTGTAGCTTCCAAATGAACATGCGGAGGATTCGACCAGAATGACCAAGATTGGGCTCTCTCTCTTGGCCAGAATTTCCAATTGCGGTCCTCTCTAAAGAGGTGACTGTCTTTACCAATTGAGGGCTCATCGTCAATCACTAAAGAGGATGTACGTTTCTTTGGACGAGGCGGTGAGGAAGGTTTTGAAGACATCAATCTGGACGGGTTGGAAGGTAATTTCATAAACGGCTAGCGGTGTCCATGGGGTTTAAGAGGTTGAATTTGGTAGCAACAAGTATACCGAGAATGGAGTTGTACATTGCAGCCAGTGGCAAGTGTGAATTAGGCAACACAAATACACATACGCACCCCTTCCCCCCACTGGATAAGAAACGCGGGCACGTGACTCGCTGAGCCTTTAAAAGGTGGAAAATTGGTGGAATGAGAAATGAGGAATTTCCACCAGTCCAAaactgaagaaacaaaaaaaaaaggaaaagcaGTGAAACAAGTGATGAAATAAGTGAAAGCAGTGAAACCAGTGGAGGAATACTTGAGATAATAGAGTACAAGCCGGAGACAGTACCGGTGATTCTGTAGTATCCTTCATCGATAGTTATACAATACAATCAAAGCCGCGTGCATACAACTCCCAAGAGAAAAGGAGAAACGCATTCAGTTATATCTATTTGTAACGccaattgcattttctaAAGGTTGGTTCTTTCTCCAAACAATTTTTTTGGATCTCCTACATTAGAGCACAATTGGAGTGTTCCCATTCAAAGGATCATGACAAAACGCGAGATTACAGACTATTTCCCCAGCAGGAAGAAGGCCAAGTCTCTCAGTAGTGAGACAACACCAAATAGCACACCATCAACATCGACAACACCAAATAGCACACCATCAACATCGACAACACCAAATAACAAGcaaccacaaccacaaccaGCAACACCATCACCAGCTCTTGAACTTCCGCATTTGTCGAGTCCGTTCAAGGAAGAGTTTGTCAAGACTCTTACTGAACATCAGAAACGTCTCTTACAATTAGAAATCGACACCATTGAGCCCGAATGGTTCAAAGTACTCGCAGAGAGGGGGTTATTTACATCGGAGAGTTTCCTCTCATTGAAGGAGTTCCTCTTGGGAGAAATTCAACGGGGGAAAGAGATTTATCCTTCATCAAATGATGTCTACGCGTGGTCACGTGCCACGCCGCTCAAGATGGTACGGgttgttattattggaCAGGATCCTTATCACAACAAGGGCCAAGCACATGGACTTGCCTTCTCTGTCAAAGACGTGAATGCAAAGAAGCCGCCCTCATTGGCCAACATCTTTAGAGGGATCCATACGGATTTCCCCCAATTGGCAAAGAAGGGTTTACCCAAACACTGTGATTTGAGTGCATGGACTCATAGGGGGGTGTTACTGCTCAACAGTGTGCTAACAGTGGAAGCGCACCGTGCGAATTCGCATGCCAAGCGAGGGTGGGAAGAGTTTACCAGTGGGGTATTGGAGGCACTCCTGGAATTCGGTCCTGCGCACATTGTGGTGATGGCATGGGGGAAGTCAGCGGAACGGACGGTGCGGGCGGTGGTAGCACGCGTGGAGAGGCGGACGGGCGGGCCGGTAGCAGGGGGGCGGCACCTGCTCTTGTACGGTGTGCATCCGTCTCCGTTGAGTGCCCATCGAGGGTTTTTCAGTCAGGGACATTTTAGCAAATGTGTAGAATGGCTAAGAGTACATGGATATGAAGACATTGACGAGAGTTTTTGGGAGATTTGATTGTATAGTAATACGGTAATATAACGATACTCTATCGATAGTATAACGATACTatatactatactatactatactatactatact
Protein-coding regions in this window:
- a CDS encoding uncharacterized protein (PKUD0E04400; similar to Saccharomyces cerevisiae YMR100W (MUB1); ancestral locus Anc_2.454); translated protein: MKGPNGKSVILNRATVSISATVYDRRALDCTDDKALVNSLNHLTFLTSSSAKVREAMIHDGAIERLIDILYECRDPKTKTEIAMFAWKWVLSLQCLVLAGTRGSEQMRKKLVDAGIIPILATILDNHFLTRKNHSLNHDTSSSNSPASRNNYVGGNTTSNTILTNTPTSADTPENFGSISNEDILITDTHDDNNTNHISHVLRHIRSVVDEADRTIFGAQEEIDKFMTKSDSSLGNQLISKPRMLGEEEMELLNVVELIKCFQVLGDCDINSDYHKIINEKFQSIDEDPFLSQELKRRLEITNLVNPSLDPFNNFMESHPLSQAIPRTFENGLILPATDDVIWSLQLLAFISKYSYLRYPLSSTYFINGLSFRSKNHPPPLETDCASTDFDELMNDSNDEPFTAVEFERSLGLSDSKYDILKGELEDKQTYQIRLIQEKRLENLKKLSNENDKNIVEDFVEILKTEDQVDKMVILERIRLNSNKIKHESLGKLRTKNKIIYRNKLKEYSKKWDYDNSWDEFETPLEISSLIDKEIQPFVTLNIFPLIERFTVRSWFSEDICYWAAVVVRNANRKDEKMGGRRQCAHFGCGKWEDHPKQFSKCRRCKRAKYCSRECQTKAWLFHKHWCVPANQGTSAQQTISNTSNSEQ
- a CDS encoding uncharacterized protein (PKUD0E04410; similar to Saccharomyces cerevisiae YKL120W (OAC1); ancestral locus Anc_2.451), with the protein product MVKDSASQKISTAGGFIAGGLAACGAVTFTNPIELVKTRMQLQGELAKTKGPKIYKNPLQALFLIYKNEGLRGIQKGLTCAYIYQIGLNGCRLGLYEPCRNIINPIFYPNEDPRRVQNIPINIFAGALSGIAGAIIGSPMYLVKTRMQSYSSSIQIGEQTHYKSVWDGLCSIYKAEGFTGLFRGVDAAILRTGAGSAAQLPLYNFTKHEMMKTDFFGTGASLHLSASIVAGLGVGIVMNPWDVILTRVYNQKGDLYKGPIDCLLKTVKSEGLFALYKGFGAQILRIGPHTVLTLMFMEQTMSLVYAVEKKILKA
- a CDS encoding uncharacterized protein (PKUD0E04420; similar to Saccharomyces cerevisiae YML020W; ancestral locus Anc_5.554) — protein: MKLPSNPSRLMSSKPSSPPRPKKRTSSLVIDDEPSIGKDSHLFREDRNWKFWPRERAQSWSFWSNPPHVHLEATGGSLDNPRGNTTIKKDLENLVIPKLNNLPLATTSVYLNHNYKRIRRVFGYSEKEQHLNRLPAPTPLKKVLIIGVHGFFPTKMLRPIIGEPTGTSLKFATLGESAVLEWAREREMDVEIRKIALEKEGKIFNRVDFFFDILSQNKSEIDESDFIFVCSHSQGTPVSIILIAKLLEYGIIDGSKKIGILGMAGINLGPFYGMDKSLFVRAYSTIENESLLELFQFQNFESLQSRKYVESLKTLIKNNVKLVFIGSIDDQLVPLYSSVAIHIHHPNIFRSIYIDNSTNTPDFLARILKLSCMLLNLGYSDHDVIKEISPSLPGPITGGGHSKIYNELQVYKLALDFTLQTNSSSIAIDQPIKLKPFDIKKLGKLSNPFNLPWCVRGLFFETKRKLPHGDEEIDNVFKEFDCWHPNSKALKDVKYRLNGIKAKL
- a CDS encoding uncharacterized protein (PKUD0E04430; similar to Saccharomyces cerevisiae YML021C (UNG1); ancestral locus Anc_5.555), whose amino-acid sequence is MTKREITDYFPSRKKAKSLSSETTPNSTPSTSTTPNSTPSTSTTPNNKQPQPQPATPSPALELPHLSSPFKEEFVKTLTEHQKRLLQLEIDTIEPEWFKVLAERGLFTSESFLSLKEFLLGEIQRGKEIYPSSNDVYAWSRATPLKMVRVVIIGQDPYHNKGQAHGLAFSVKDVNAKKPPSLANIFRGIHTDFPQLAKKGLPKHCDLSAWTHRGVLLLNSVLTVEAHRANSHAKRGWEEFTSGVLEALLEFGPAHIVVMAWGKSAERTVRAVVARVERRTGGPVAGGRHLLLYGVHPSPLSAHRGFFSQGHFSKCVEWLRVHGYEDIDESFWEI